GCCGCTCACTACTGACCGAATCGACCAGATAAGCGGCTCGATGAATAGGCCTTCGAGTACCCAGTAGAAGAAGCTTCCAACCACCCAGACGAAGAGTGGTATCACATGCGGTCGGACGGCTTCTTCGACACCGAAGAGGCGGGTAGCGAGAACCGGAACGGTCACCAAGACAAGGATTATCGGGACGAACAGAACGACCGTGAGATGGTGCGTGAACCAGATCGACACCACGATCGGCGCGGCGAGCAGTGCGTGCAGTCCGTATTCGTTACCAACGACGGACGAGCGAATCGTGATAAAGAGGAGAATTAACACCGACGCGAACGCGAACGCTTGAGGGAAGAAGTATGTGCTGTGGACGTGAATCGGAGCGAGTATGGAGGCTGCGAGTGCGACAAAAATCGCGATAGTAGTATCTCCAGATATCCAGCGAGCGATGAGATAGACGGTACAGAGCGTGAAAACGTAGGTAAGTATACCGATGAGAATGAACGAATCGTACGCTGAGAGTCCAGTGAGCATGCTCGCCGACCCGAGTAGCGTCTGGAGGCCGGGGAAATAGTGGTAAAACGATTCCTCGGGAATCGCCAGCCACGTGCCGTTCGAGGTGATTAAATCGACGTAATAAACGTGCTTGGGGGAATCGCCCTTCCCGAAGTAGAAGTCCGTCGCAAGGTATTTTGTCACCGGTGAGAGCGCGAAAAGTCCGAGAACCTGAACGAGCAACCACTTCGGCGACACCTGCTGGTGGATTTCCACGACGAGCAGTGCGTATCCGATGGGCAGAGCCAGTAGCAAGACGCCTGCTCGTGCGGTTGACGGCGCGAGCAGCGCCGTTTGTCGGGCACCTGCGACGACAGCGATAGAAAGGGCGATGACTGTTAGAACGAGCTTGGGCCAGAGTCTGGGGCTTCGCTGTTGGACCCCGGAAAAGAGCGAACGAGGGCTCAACGTATCGGTTCCGTAGTATATTCCGGCCGCGAGGGCGATGCCGAAAAAGACGTACCCACTTTTAATCCCTACCACCGGTCCTAATACTTCGAACGCCAGCAGAGAAGCCAGCAGCGCAGTCAGCAGCGAAATTCCGATGAACAATCGCTGGGGTGTCGATCGCTTCACGTAGTCCATCCGACTGTACGAATCAGGGTCTAAGATATAATAATGCGTCAATTAACGAGAAAGGGCGACTCTTCTCGGGCATCCCTCCCGCGTTCTTCCCCGGGACGATAGGCGTTCGAAGGAAATTATCAGAAGGGAGTAGGAACCGATGAACTAGGGTTTTTCACGGCATAATTATACGATTTCCTCTAATCCGTGTCAGTAGCTAGTTACTCGATAGTATCAATGTCCAAGACAACTCATTCAACACGGCAGACAATAGACACAGGAACGCTCGAAGGGGTGACCGTCGGCATTGTCGTCCAAGACAACTTCCCGGTTGACAGGCAGGTCCGCGCAAAGCGAATCGCGCGCACCTTAGACGATAAGGGATCAGAGGTGGTCGTCTTCGCCCGAAACACAGGCAGCGATCCCGCCCGCGGTGACATCGACGAAGAGACGCGTCCGAAGACGGAGCGCCTCCCGTACGCACTCGTCCGACGATTCTCCGTGCTCTCGTCGACACCCCTGTTCAACGTCGTGACGGCAGCGATTCCGCTCAACCCGGCGTGGATACTCTGGTCGGTGCTCGTCTTCTCGCGCCACGACGTCGATGTCGTGGTTGTCTGTGATCTACGAACGGGGATTTCGGCGGGCATCGCGGCGAAATTACTGGGTCTCCCGGTCGTTCTTGACCTCCGAGAGAACTACGTCGGCCTCGCGAAGAGTCTCCCGGCCGAGACGCTAGTCGACCGTCTCGTCCAGAACGAACGGCTGATAGCGGCACTCGAACGATCGACGATTCGACTGGCCGACCTCGTATGGGTCGTCGTCGAGGAACGACGAACTCAGTTAGTCGAGGAGGGCGTCCCGGCATCGAAGCTCGTCCTCGTCAGCAACACGCCGGAACTATCGCCAGACGACGGACTCGAGGAAACAATGACCGTACCGTCGAACGAGTTCGACTGGCCAGGATTCACGCTCGTCTACGTCGGCGTCCTCAACGAGTTTCGTGGACTCGACCTGATAGTGGAGGCTATCGCGCACCTACAGCACGACGACAGCGACCAACCAGTCCACTTCGCGATAGCGGGTGACGGCCCACACAGAGCGCAGCTGGAGCGCCGGTGTCGGTCACTCGGTATCGAAGACCAGGTGACGTTTACTGGTTGGATAGACGCAGAGCGCGTTCCAGAGTTCCTCGCATCCGGGGACCTCGGCGCCATTCCCCACCGAATAACGCCACTGACGGAGCAGACCGTCCCGAACAAGCTCTTCGACTGCATGGTCGCCGGACTGCCGGTGTTGACGCGGGATGTGACGCCAATTAGACGGATCGTCGAGGCGGAGAACTGCGGCTGGATCCTACCGAGCGACGTCACCCCCGAAGAGGCCGCCGTTCAGATACGCCGGCTGACGACGGAAGACCTCGAATCAGTCGGTATGAACGGCCGGAAAGCCGTCGAAAACCGATACAACTGGTCTCGCGACGCCGAACGAGTAACTGAATCCCTTGCCCGGTTGCATAAGCAGCAAGCCTAACTGGTGGTCTGTCGA
This DNA window, taken from Haloarcula ordinaria, encodes the following:
- a CDS encoding glycosyltransferase family 4 protein, translating into MTVGIVVQDNFPVDRQVRAKRIARTLDDKGSEVVVFARNTGSDPARGDIDEETRPKTERLPYALVRRFSVLSSTPLFNVVTAAIPLNPAWILWSVLVFSRHDVDVVVVCDLRTGISAGIAAKLLGLPVVLDLRENYVGLAKSLPAETLVDRLVQNERLIAALERSTIRLADLVWVVVEERRTQLVEEGVPASKLVLVSNTPELSPDDGLEETMTVPSNEFDWPGFTLVYVGVLNEFRGLDLIVEAIAHLQHDDSDQPVHFAIAGDGPHRAQLERRCRSLGIEDQVTFTGWIDAERVPEFLASGDLGAIPHRITPLTEQTVPNKLFDCMVAGLPVLTRDVTPIRRIVEAENCGWILPSDVTPEEAAVQIRRLTTEDLESVGMNGRKAVENRYNWSRDAERVTESLARLHKQQA